From a single Streptomyces aurantiacus genomic region:
- a CDS encoding replication-relaxation family protein: MTNVNVDVGGGDRLALAVLVQYRMATTEQMHWVIAPGVRIEQTRRRLARLREAGLVDRITLPRAGRTRVWFPTRYGVQLACEWPEMRGHRPSRTVSDPTAVRLKVGHALTVTETALAFLQNARRHGDLCRPLDWIPEVHHPIGSGEAVIPDALLYYRRGPDDDDGAMLRAFVEVDRATMGPERLAAKLTAYARLHSYVPTVPGRRPTIQEPALEDWRRRYPLFPRLLFVLDGTGPTGAKTRIRALRAAARELPSFSFLHDVPVLAAPLSDLLRDGPSAPVWRPVQDPAQLVAWHSWP; encoded by the coding sequence GGCGGGGGTGACCGGCTGGCGCTGGCGGTGCTCGTCCAGTACCGGATGGCCACGACCGAACAGATGCACTGGGTGATCGCCCCCGGGGTGCGCATCGAGCAGACCAGGCGGCGGCTGGCCCGGCTGCGGGAGGCAGGGCTGGTCGACCGGATCACCCTGCCGCGGGCCGGACGGACCCGGGTGTGGTTCCCCACCCGGTACGGCGTGCAACTCGCCTGTGAGTGGCCCGAGATGCGCGGGCACCGGCCCTCCAGGACGGTGTCCGATCCGACCGCCGTACGGCTGAAGGTCGGCCACGCGCTGACCGTGACCGAGACCGCTCTCGCTTTCCTCCAAAACGCCCGCCGCCACGGCGACCTGTGCCGGCCACTGGACTGGATCCCTGAGGTCCACCATCCGATAGGCAGCGGTGAGGCAGTCATCCCTGACGCTCTCCTGTACTACCGGCGTGGTCCCGACGACGACGACGGGGCGATGCTGCGGGCGTTCGTGGAAGTCGACCGGGCCACCATGGGCCCCGAACGCCTCGCCGCCAAACTGACCGCCTACGCCCGTCTTCACAGCTACGTGCCCACCGTCCCGGGGCGCCGACCGACCATCCAGGAACCGGCACTGGAGGACTGGCGGCGGCGTTACCCCCTGTTCCCTCGGCTGCTGTTCGTCCTGGACGGCACCGGCCCCACCGGTGCCAAGACGCGTATCCGTGCCCTGCGTGCGGCCGCCAGGGAGCTGCCGTCGTTCAGCTTCCTGCACGACGTGCCCGTCCTCGCGGCCCCGCTGAGCGACCTGCTCCGTGATGGGCCCTCCGCGCCCGTCTGGCGGCCCGTGCAGGATCCCGCCCAACTGGTCGCCTGGCACAGCTGGCCCTGA
- a CDS encoding RNA polymerase sigma factor has product MSTHDPADSVDRPAAAPAPPGPPGQRHRARQQADNEFSAFYRENIRPLTGFLINHGAAVHVAADIAQEIMTDAYRNWDRITHPKAWVHKAASRALVRKVASVEEPVGDVAEPTSLVPRPDAIAEWEAQHDALPLLRSLPMKQSQVMAWTLAGFTPTDIADHLGLPAENVRANLKLARRAAAAYLKAREGDQ; this is encoded by the coding sequence GTGAGCACCCATGACCCGGCGGACAGTGTCGACCGCCCTGCGGCCGCGCCCGCACCCCCCGGCCCGCCAGGCCAACGCCACCGTGCCCGGCAACAGGCAGACAACGAGTTCTCCGCCTTCTACCGCGAGAACATCCGCCCCCTGACCGGCTTCCTGATCAACCACGGCGCCGCCGTTCACGTGGCCGCAGACATCGCCCAGGAGATCATGACCGATGCCTACCGGAACTGGGACCGCATCACCCATCCGAAGGCCTGGGTCCACAAAGCCGCCTCACGCGCGCTCGTGCGCAAAGTCGCCTCCGTCGAAGAACCCGTCGGCGACGTAGCCGAACCCACCTCCCTGGTGCCCCGCCCCGACGCCATCGCGGAATGGGAGGCCCAGCACGACGCGCTACCCCTGCTACGCAGTCTGCCGATGAAGCAGAGCCAGGTCATGGCCTGGACGCTGGCAGGCTTCACCCCCACCGACATCGCCGACCACCTCGGCCTGCCGGCCGAGAACGTACGCGCCAACCTGAAACTAGCCCGCCGCGCCGCAGCCGCCTACCTCAAGGCACGGGA